From a region of the Bermanella marisrubri genome:
- a CDS encoding FMN-binding glutamate synthase family protein yields the protein MTIMQSVLFVIATLGNSASFTLYYAHPSITTGFLVLFTSLYTLIGLHDLFISKHSLNRLYPVVAYIRYFLENFRTEIQQYFIANNTEELPFNREQRSLVYQRAKNQRDTIAFGTQHNLLEDNYLSLWPSLSPKKVEHENKRITIGGTQCDRPYDASILNISAMSFGALSAQAIEALNLGAKKGGFYHNTGEGGISPYHLKHGGDLVWQIGSGLFGCRDLDGNFDPSLFTQNARRDNVKMIELKLSQGAKPGHGGVLPKSKISEEIARIRNVPMDQDCISPASHPLAQTPIDLLNNITQLRQLSGGKPVGFKMCVGNPAEFLSICKAMLETNQYPDFITIDGAEGGTGAAPVEFSNRLGMTCLDAVYLVNSALIGCGIRDKITLIASGKTASAFDILTKMAAGANIINAARTMMFAVGCIQSRSCNTNHCPTGVATQDPARGKAIDITAKSERVKNFQRNTLHALFELVGSMGLDDPQAVTANMVKRRTPYGLSISLGAIVPTLKPNSLLQKLNTVDDPWQRWWQQANSESFYVHDDCVLYSPELKMREV from the coding sequence ATGACGATTATGCAATCGGTATTATTTGTGATTGCCACATTGGGAAATAGCGCCAGCTTTACCCTTTATTACGCGCACCCAAGTATTACCACAGGATTTCTCGTTTTATTTACCAGCCTCTATACACTGATTGGTCTACATGATTTATTCATCAGTAAACACTCTCTCAACCGCTTGTATCCAGTGGTGGCATACATTCGATATTTTCTAGAAAACTTTCGGACAGAAATCCAACAATATTTTATCGCTAACAATACCGAAGAATTGCCATTTAATCGGGAGCAGAGATCGTTGGTTTATCAACGTGCAAAAAACCAACGGGATACCATTGCATTTGGAACACAGCACAACTTACTAGAAGATAACTACTTAAGCCTATGGCCAAGCCTTTCGCCGAAAAAAGTCGAGCATGAGAACAAGCGCATCACTATTGGTGGCACTCAATGCGACCGACCTTATGACGCATCGATACTTAACATTAGTGCCATGAGCTTTGGTGCACTTAGCGCACAAGCCATCGAAGCATTAAATCTTGGAGCCAAAAAAGGCGGCTTTTATCACAACACAGGCGAAGGCGGCATCAGCCCTTACCATTTAAAGCATGGAGGAGATCTTGTATGGCAAATCGGCTCTGGGCTATTTGGATGCCGTGATCTAGATGGCAATTTTGATCCAAGCCTGTTCACTCAAAATGCTCGCCGCGACAACGTAAAAATGATTGAATTAAAGCTATCTCAAGGGGCTAAACCAGGACATGGAGGGGTATTACCCAAATCAAAAATAAGCGAAGAAATTGCCCGCATTCGTAACGTGCCTATGGATCAGGATTGTATTAGCCCCGCCAGCCACCCGCTTGCACAAACTCCCATTGATTTACTCAACAATATCACACAACTTCGCCAGTTAAGTGGTGGTAAACCGGTTGGTTTTAAAATGTGTGTGGGCAACCCAGCAGAGTTTTTAAGCATCTGTAAAGCCATGCTCGAAACCAATCAATATCCGGACTTTATTACCATTGATGGTGCCGAAGGCGGAACCGGGGCAGCCCCTGTCGAGTTCAGTAATCGCTTGGGAATGACCTGTTTAGACGCTGTTTATTTGGTAAATAGCGCCCTCATCGGATGTGGTATTCGCGACAAAATTACTTTAATCGCCTCCGGCAAAACCGCATCCGCTTTTGACATTTTGACGAAAATGGCCGCTGGTGCAAACATCATCAACGCTGCACGCACCATGATGTTTGCCGTAGGTTGTATCCAAAGCCGTAGTTGTAACACCAATCACTGTCCAACAGGTGTGGCAACACAAGATCCTGCTCGTGGTAAAGCCATTGATATCACCGCGAAAAGCGAACGCGTCAAAAACTTTCAACGCAATACTTTGCACGCTCTATTTGAATTGGTAGGCAGCATGGGGTTGGATGACCCACAAGCCGTCACCGCGAATATGGTAAAACGCCGAACTCCTTATGGTTTATCCATCTCCCTAGGAGCAATTGTGCCAACGCTAAAACCCAATAGCCTGTTACAAAAACTCAATACAGTTGACGACCCATGGCAACGCTGGTGGCAACAAGCTAATAGTGAATCGTTTTACGTACATGACGACTGTGTCCTATATTCACCAGAGCTTAAAATGCGGGAAGTGTGA
- a CDS encoding ABC transporter ATP-binding protein — translation MAIIDAQSVCKSLTLADTQLDILTGVDLKVEAGESLAIVGKSGSGKSTLLSLLAGLDSVSTGHIFLADQDLAGLDEDGRAAIRSDHVGFVFQNFQLLPHLSALDNVMLPLELKGHNHAEEKAREWLDKVGLADRLDHQPNQLSGGEQQRVAIARAFACEPDVLFADEPTGNLDEHTGEKIENLLFDLNSQLKTTLILVTHDEQLAKKCDRQVHLEDGKLAEMAKAS, via the coding sequence ATGGCAATTATTGATGCGCAATCGGTTTGCAAATCTCTGACATTAGCGGATACACAACTGGACATTCTCACTGGCGTTGATCTGAAAGTAGAAGCAGGTGAATCTCTAGCCATTGTGGGGAAGAGCGGCAGCGGAAAGTCTACATTACTCAGTTTGTTAGCGGGCCTTGATAGCGTGTCTACGGGTCATATTTTTTTAGCCGATCAAGACCTAGCTGGCTTGGATGAAGATGGGCGCGCTGCCATTCGCAGTGATCATGTGGGTTTTGTGTTCCAAAATTTTCAACTGTTACCACATCTATCTGCACTCGATAATGTCATGCTTCCTCTTGAGCTGAAAGGGCATAATCATGCCGAAGAAAAAGCCCGTGAGTGGTTGGACAAAGTGGGCTTAGCCGATCGCTTGGATCACCAACCCAATCAGCTTAGTGGTGGTGAACAACAACGCGTGGCGATAGCCCGTGCGTTTGCCTGCGAACCTGATGTTCTATTTGCCGACGAGCCAACGGGAAATCTAGACGAACATACTGGAGAAAAAATTGAAAACCTGTTGTTTGATTTGAATAGCCAACTTAAAACCACGTTGATTCTTGTAACTCATGATGAACAGCTCGCCAAGAAATGTGATCGTCAAGTGCATCTTGAAGACGGCAAACTCGCGGAAATGGCGAAAGCCAGTTAA
- a CDS encoding ABC transporter permease: MSYLQLCKLSFKHWRNDLRSSEKRLLVLATLLAALSMAMISSFSDRLTRTMEYRASELIAGDLTIFSSREINPEYASKAQELGMEVSKAMGFSTMAFANDKLQLVRVRAVDERYPLKGYNQVADEFYGQGTLLAQGPEKGNVWAEERILQKLSIDIGDTIEIGESEFLVERILQQDADRSGSLFSPFGRLLMSKADVPATGVVSEGSRLWYKQYFTGSESAISSLDEWLQPKLEKQERLRGITESQDNVGGALAKAQQYLSLSSLISVLLAAVAIALCAKQYSERHFNTAALLRCLGASSAQVRTIFIVKLALTALLGAVLGALIGYVLHFALLEVVKDILPKDLMDARWLPVLLSMLSAVAVLMLIALAPILNLNKVSPVRVLRRELAPQSVRANVFFIIAVAIMVGLAYLLSGSIKLAIVFVVGLALLLLVYGILSTLMLSALNKIQHKLPSFVQLGLTQLTRHQYYARSQVAAFAFIFTSVALIWIVRGDLFDNWQAQVPEGTPNHFAINILPDRKDAFAEALDNKGLAKSAFYPMVRGRLTHINGENVSDIYPDDEGPNALRRELNLTWSSELRKDESIQSGDWFDDTSVQNNGISIEEELARRLDVNVGDKVRFNIAGQEVETTIESLRSVKWENFRPNFYVVFADGVLNDFHHTYINSFYLPPTEGKWLVQLNQKFKAVTVIEIEQILNQVRDILAQTTIAVEAILMLVLLCALVLMFATLLSTLGLRKHEAALYRTFGANEAMIRRRIRAEYVTLAMLSSILALISFESISYALYLFVFNVGWAPHFALWIGVPALALLSILSSGFYANRDVLKASPRQLLQDIA, encoded by the coding sequence ATGTCGTATTTACAATTATGTAAGTTGAGCTTTAAGCATTGGCGCAATGATTTGCGCAGTAGTGAAAAGCGTCTATTGGTCTTGGCTACCTTATTAGCCGCACTTAGTATGGCTATGATTTCTAGCTTTAGTGATCGTCTGACGCGCACTATGGAATACCGTGCCAGTGAACTTATCGCTGGTGATCTGACTATTTTCAGTTCGCGAGAAATAAATCCTGAGTATGCCAGCAAAGCGCAGGAGCTTGGCATGGAAGTCTCTAAAGCTATGGGTTTCTCTACCATGGCGTTCGCTAACGACAAATTGCAGTTAGTTCGAGTTCGAGCAGTCGATGAGCGTTATCCATTGAAGGGCTACAATCAGGTGGCCGATGAATTTTATGGGCAAGGTACTTTGTTAGCGCAAGGGCCTGAAAAAGGAAACGTATGGGCGGAAGAGCGCATTTTACAAAAGCTGAGTATTGATATTGGCGATACGATTGAAATTGGTGAAAGCGAATTTTTGGTCGAGCGTATTTTGCAGCAAGATGCGGATCGAAGTGGCAGCTTGTTCAGCCCATTTGGCCGATTACTTATGTCCAAGGCTGATGTACCTGCTACTGGTGTCGTTTCAGAGGGTAGTCGTCTGTGGTACAAGCAATATTTCACTGGCTCTGAATCGGCCATTTCTTCATTAGATGAATGGTTACAACCAAAACTGGAAAAACAAGAACGTTTGCGGGGGATAACCGAGAGTCAAGATAATGTTGGTGGTGCTTTAGCAAAAGCTCAGCAATATTTATCTCTTTCGAGTTTGATTAGTGTATTGCTGGCTGCAGTAGCTATAGCTCTTTGCGCGAAGCAATACAGTGAAAGACATTTTAACACTGCGGCTTTGTTACGTTGCTTGGGCGCAAGCAGTGCGCAGGTACGCACCATTTTCATTGTTAAATTAGCGTTAACAGCTTTGTTGGGAGCCGTTTTAGGTGCACTCATCGGCTATGTCCTACACTTTGCACTGCTTGAAGTGGTAAAAGACATCTTACCGAAAGATCTGATGGATGCGCGTTGGTTACCTGTTTTACTCAGCATGTTAAGTGCTGTCGCAGTATTAATGCTTATCGCTTTAGCACCTATTTTAAACCTAAATAAAGTCAGCCCGGTGCGAGTATTACGTAGAGAGCTGGCGCCTCAAAGCGTGCGAGCTAATGTGTTCTTTATTATTGCCGTTGCCATTATGGTGGGGCTTGCCTACTTATTAAGTGGCAGTATTAAGCTGGCGATCGTTTTCGTCGTTGGCTTGGCACTATTGCTTTTAGTGTATGGAATTCTGTCTACACTGATGCTGTCTGCTTTGAATAAGATTCAACACAAGCTGCCAAGCTTTGTGCAATTAGGTCTAACACAATTGACCCGTCACCAATATTATGCGCGCTCACAAGTCGCCGCATTTGCTTTTATTTTCACCTCAGTTGCGCTGATATGGATTGTACGGGGAGATTTGTTTGATAACTGGCAAGCGCAAGTTCCAGAAGGTACTCCAAATCATTTTGCTATTAATATATTACCTGACCGTAAAGACGCGTTCGCAGAAGCGCTTGATAACAAAGGTTTAGCAAAAAGTGCTTTCTATCCAATGGTCCGCGGTCGTCTCACACATATTAATGGTGAAAACGTCAGTGATATTTATCCAGACGATGAAGGTCCTAATGCGTTGCGCCGCGAGTTAAACCTAACCTGGAGTAGCGAACTGCGTAAAGACGAGTCAATCCAATCTGGAGACTGGTTTGACGATACCAGTGTGCAAAATAATGGGATCTCCATAGAAGAGGAACTGGCGCGCCGACTCGACGTCAATGTGGGCGATAAGGTTCGATTCAACATCGCAGGTCAAGAAGTAGAAACCACTATTGAAAGTTTGCGAAGTGTAAAGTGGGAGAACTTTCGACCGAACTTCTATGTGGTATTCGCAGACGGTGTATTAAACGATTTCCATCATACTTATATTAATAGTTTTTACCTGCCTCCAACGGAAGGGAAATGGTTAGTTCAGCTGAATCAAAAATTTAAGGCAGTAACTGTGATTGAGATTGAACAAATACTAAACCAAGTACGTGATATTTTGGCGCAAACTACAATCGCGGTTGAAGCGATTCTTATGTTGGTACTGTTATGTGCGCTCGTGCTGATGTTTGCAACTCTATTAAGTACCCTAGGTTTAAGAAAACATGAAGCCGCGCTTTATCGAACTTTTGGTGCCAATGAAGCTATGATTCGTCGTCGTATTCGAGCGGAGTATGTGACCTTAGCAATGTTATCAAGCATATTGGCGTTGATCTCTTTTGAATCGATTAGTTATGCTTTGTATCTCTTTGTGTTCAACGTAGGCTGGGCACCACATTTTGCTTTATGGATAGGCGTACCAGCGTTGGCATTGCTTAGTATATTAAGCAGTGGTTTTTACGCCAATCGTGATGTACTTAAAGCCTCGCCAAGGCAGCTATTGCAAGATATTGCCTGA
- a CDS encoding alpha/beta hydrolase, translating into MSTLQLQGILSEPEQEADSCLILLHGLGASGHDFEAVLPYFRHGISHPLRCIFPNSPKRAVTINQGIEMPAWYDFALNGDVRDVNQAHLKESSDAVAAVIQGQIEQGIDSKRIILAGFSQGGAIAYDVALNYDFDLAGLLAMSTYIPDAIQDKNRDLDIHVFHGREDDVVPAALGQDSLKKLNDAGYTPSWSEYDMAHEMCLQQIEDINQTINELLAK; encoded by the coding sequence ATGAGCACTTTACAGTTACAAGGTATTTTGTCTGAACCAGAACAAGAAGCTGATAGCTGCTTGATTCTTCTGCATGGATTAGGTGCCAGTGGTCATGATTTTGAGGCGGTCTTGCCTTATTTTCGTCATGGAATCTCCCATCCTCTACGCTGCATCTTCCCTAATTCTCCTAAACGCGCTGTTACCATTAATCAAGGTATCGAGATGCCAGCTTGGTATGACTTTGCCTTAAATGGTGATGTTCGTGATGTGAATCAAGCACATTTGAAAGAAAGCTCTGATGCCGTTGCTGCGGTCATTCAAGGACAAATAGAACAAGGCATAGATTCAAAGCGCATTATTTTGGCAGGCTTTTCCCAAGGCGGCGCTATTGCCTATGATGTTGCATTAAACTATGACTTTGATTTGGCAGGTTTACTGGCCATGAGTACTTACATCCCAGATGCGATCCAAGACAAAAACCGAGATTTAGATATTCATGTTTTTCATGGTAGAGAGGATGATGTAGTGCCAGCAGCACTTGGTCAAGATAGTTTGAAGAAGTTAAATGACGCCGGCTATACCCCATCATGGTCGGAATATGATATGGCGCATGAGATGTGTCTACAGCAGATTGAAGATATCAATCAAACCATCAACGAATTGTTAGCTAAATAA
- a CDS encoding efflux RND transporter permease subunit has protein sequence MSIDPPQQKGIIAWFASNPVAANLLMIFIIIGGLFSALTIQKQMFPQLEFNWISINVAYPGAGPQEVEIGITEKVEESLQGVQGIDRLITYSYRNLSQAWIKVDDDFDTREVLDEVKVNVEGIQTLPDRAERPLIIQEKYTQEVMYIALYGELPFAKIKQLGEEIHTEIQDLPIVQVSEYFSGPDYEISIELSRDKIREYDLSFSEVADRIQRFSANLSAGEIRTDNGYIGIRVENQGYNQLDFERIPLRTNPDGSQLFVADVAEVKDGFTEGLRYGKFNGQEAVIIFIGASNNQSTPDVAKAVKKYIADKQSELPPTMKLESWVDLTYYLEGRLDMMMENMWTAAILVFIMLALFLRLKLAMWVMVGLPVCFLGTLMLMPISMIDVTISLTSLFGFILVLGIVVDDAIVIGESVHTQVEKHGQSLQSVVSGAQKVAMPATFGVLTTVAAFLPMLFGDGPEAAIAKSIGVVVILCLLFSLVESKFILPAHLASMKPKDKTKKSRIYQIQDKVDTSLKNFIDNRYAPALGQSIKHRYIVLASFLALLLITIGLVRGDFVKVIGTPKVPHDFPEIMLTMTPDTGEQATLNAALAIERMIKQEDQRIQDEFGQSMIRSLYVELSSRTEAKLMITLVEPEQRVMDTFALSDRWRKHMPSISGLKSLKINDQIMGGQREDGDISFQLMGKNEETLSKAKQALKDKLNSIKGVGDVNDSEQSNRQEIQLELKPIAYSLSLDLATVASQVNSSFYGLEVQRILRDGEEVKVMVRYPKNQRSDIGHVAKTMIRLPNGAEVPLSEIANLTITTSKEAIRREDGQPTTNVWASVNSAIAEPQKIAKDIEDNFIPELTEKYPDVSSNLAGKIQDELDSQTEQLRNFVLSMLIVYALLAIPLRSYAQPLMIMSVIPFSILGAIYGHIILGMDVSSFSLFGIIAAAGVVINDSLVMVDYINKAKDSGMKVLDAVMEAGQKRFRAILLTSLTTFIGLTPIMLETSLQAKIVIPMAVSLAFGVLFATVITLIMIPCLYMMGEDIQQRRARKKQEKLEKKAQASTS, from the coding sequence ATGAGCATAGATCCTCCACAACAAAAAGGTATTATTGCCTGGTTCGCCAGTAATCCTGTAGCAGCCAACCTTCTTATGATATTTATCATTATCGGTGGCCTTTTTTCTGCTTTAACAATCCAAAAGCAAATGTTTCCACAGCTTGAGTTTAATTGGATATCCATTAACGTGGCATACCCTGGAGCAGGACCTCAAGAAGTAGAAATAGGAATTACTGAAAAAGTAGAAGAGTCTTTACAAGGTGTCCAAGGCATTGATCGACTGATTACTTACAGCTACCGTAACCTATCTCAAGCGTGGATAAAGGTTGACGATGATTTCGATACGAGAGAAGTATTGGACGAAGTCAAAGTCAATGTGGAAGGCATCCAAACACTTCCTGATCGCGCCGAAAGACCGCTTATTATACAAGAGAAGTATACTCAAGAAGTCATGTATATTGCTCTCTATGGTGAACTACCTTTTGCGAAGATCAAACAGCTCGGCGAAGAAATACATACCGAAATACAAGACTTACCTATCGTTCAAGTGAGTGAATATTTTTCTGGACCTGATTACGAAATATCTATTGAGTTAAGTCGAGATAAAATACGCGAATACGATTTAAGTTTTTCTGAAGTCGCCGATCGCATTCAGCGGTTTAGCGCAAATTTAAGTGCGGGCGAGATTCGAACTGACAATGGCTATATCGGTATTCGCGTCGAAAACCAAGGTTATAATCAACTTGATTTTGAGCGTATTCCATTGCGAACAAATCCTGACGGCAGCCAATTGTTTGTAGCCGACGTGGCTGAGGTTAAGGATGGATTCACTGAAGGACTTCGCTACGGTAAATTTAACGGCCAAGAAGCAGTGATTATATTCATTGGTGCCTCCAATAATCAGTCAACCCCTGATGTGGCTAAAGCAGTGAAAAAGTATATCGCTGATAAGCAAAGCGAGCTGCCTCCAACAATGAAGCTAGAATCATGGGTTGATCTCACCTACTACCTTGAAGGCCGTTTAGACATGATGATGGAGAACATGTGGACGGCTGCCATATTGGTTTTCATCATGCTGGCATTATTTCTTCGCTTAAAGTTGGCGATGTGGGTGATGGTCGGCTTGCCCGTGTGTTTCTTAGGCACACTGATGCTGATGCCCATATCTATGATAGATGTCACGATCAGTTTAACCAGTCTATTTGGTTTTATATTAGTGCTCGGCATCGTCGTCGACGACGCCATCGTGATTGGCGAAAGTGTTCATACCCAAGTAGAAAAGCATGGGCAATCATTGCAATCGGTCGTCAGCGGTGCACAAAAAGTCGCTATGCCAGCAACCTTTGGTGTCCTTACCACGGTCGCTGCGTTTTTGCCTATGCTGTTTGGCGATGGTCCTGAAGCCGCTATCGCCAAGTCCATTGGTGTCGTTGTTATACTTTGCCTTTTATTCTCTCTGGTGGAATCGAAATTCATTTTGCCAGCTCATCTTGCTTCCATGAAGCCAAAAGACAAAACGAAAAAAAGCCGTATTTATCAAATACAAGATAAAGTTGATACTTCATTAAAAAACTTTATCGATAACCGCTATGCACCCGCTTTGGGTCAATCAATCAAACACCGCTATATAGTATTGGCGTCATTCTTAGCATTACTTCTTATTACCATCGGCTTAGTGAGAGGTGATTTTGTCAAAGTCATTGGCACACCTAAAGTGCCTCATGATTTTCCAGAAATTATGTTAACCATGACGCCAGATACAGGTGAACAAGCAACACTTAATGCAGCTCTTGCTATCGAGCGCATGATCAAACAAGAGGATCAACGAATTCAAGACGAATTTGGTCAATCCATGATTCGTAGCCTATATGTCGAATTAAGCAGTCGAACAGAAGCAAAGCTCATGATTACACTGGTTGAGCCAGAACAACGAGTCATGGACACCTTTGCCCTATCGGACCGTTGGCGCAAACATATGCCATCTATTTCGGGACTGAAATCACTAAAAATTAATGACCAAATTATGGGCGGACAAAGAGAAGATGGCGATATTAGCTTCCAATTAATGGGTAAAAATGAAGAAACACTTTCCAAAGCCAAACAAGCCCTGAAAGACAAGCTGAACAGCATTAAAGGTGTTGGAGATGTCAATGATAGTGAGCAGTCTAATCGTCAAGAAATACAACTAGAACTCAAGCCTATTGCTTACAGCCTAAGCCTGGATTTGGCTACCGTTGCCAGTCAAGTTAATTCAAGTTTTTATGGCTTAGAAGTACAACGTATTTTACGCGATGGTGAAGAAGTTAAAGTCATGGTTCGCTACCCGAAGAATCAACGTAGCGATATTGGTCATGTCGCTAAAACCATGATCAGATTGCCAAACGGTGCAGAGGTCCCACTATCTGAAATTGCTAACCTAACCATCACTACGAGTAAAGAAGCCATTCGCCGAGAAGATGGTCAACCCACAACTAATGTCTGGGCTAGTGTGAACAGTGCCATTGCTGAGCCGCAAAAAATTGCTAAAGATATAGAAGATAATTTTATTCCTGAGCTGACGGAAAAGTACCCAGATGTTTCCAGTAACCTCGCAGGAAAAATCCAAGACGAACTGGATTCACAAACCGAACAGCTACGTAATTTTGTGCTATCCATGTTAATCGTATACGCATTGCTCGCAATACCGCTGAGATCTTACGCTCAGCCACTTATGATAATGTCAGTGATTCCGTTCAGTATTCTTGGTGCGATCTACGGTCACATTATCCTTGGCATGGATGTTAGTTCATTCTCCTTATTCGGCATCATTGCCGCAGCAGGTGTAGTGATCAATGATAGCCTTGTCATGGTGGATTATATTAACAAGGCCAAAGATTCGGGGATGAAGGTACTCGATGCTGTAATGGAAGCAGGCCAAAAACGTTTCCGGGCAATACTGCTTACCTCGTTAACCACCTTTATTGGCCTAACACCGATAATGCTGGAAACCAGTTTACAAGCCAAAATTGTTATACCTATGGCAGTATCACTGGCCTTCGGAGTGTTGTTTGCCACCGTCATAACATTAATCATGATTCCATGTCTGTATATGATGGGAGAGGATATCCAACAACGACGCGCTCGAAAAAAACAAGAGAAGTTAGAGAAAAAAGCGCAAGCTAGCACTTCCTAA
- a CDS encoding efflux RND transporter periplasmic adaptor subunit, giving the protein MKRLFQKKTAIPLGILVAGLLTMIGLSALKKAPEEKNDGDNIPIADVQLLELRDIKLSVKAYGQVEPKHTTELISQVTGEIVAINPAFNRGGRVEKGDMLVQIDPRDYESALLQAEAQYASAKAALETEVAQSEVAKEQWADQSSPTVLALRKPQLTQAKAAVKAALAAVQNAKRNLERTKIKSPYHSLIKARHISLGSNVTPGTPIGTVLDISVAQIRLPIPANDFQFLERGNNIGVELISQQGNKTHTWSATITRDEGIIEERSRMRFLVAELEQPYELKNPLLFGTYVNAEISGITLKNAARVPYNWLSDEKLITIKDESISFADVSIVRKNEDHVIIQGSFSKPQTVVTSALEYPVEGMKVKTKPTQEPMSAVVDSENAL; this is encoded by the coding sequence ATGAAACGTCTGTTCCAAAAAAAGACGGCAATTCCATTAGGGATCTTGGTTGCCGGCTTACTTACGATGATCGGTCTGTCAGCCCTTAAAAAAGCGCCAGAAGAGAAGAACGATGGAGACAATATTCCGATCGCCGATGTACAGTTACTTGAATTACGCGACATAAAGCTCTCGGTCAAAGCATATGGACAAGTAGAACCCAAACACACCACAGAACTCATCTCACAAGTGACGGGTGAGATCGTCGCGATCAACCCCGCTTTCAATCGCGGCGGGCGAGTTGAGAAAGGGGACATGCTTGTCCAAATTGATCCACGAGATTACGAATCAGCGCTGCTTCAAGCGGAAGCTCAATATGCTAGCGCGAAAGCTGCACTTGAAACGGAAGTCGCACAAAGCGAAGTCGCCAAAGAACAGTGGGCGGACCAATCAAGCCCTACTGTTTTGGCTTTAAGAAAACCTCAGTTGACACAAGCGAAAGCGGCAGTAAAAGCGGCTCTTGCCGCGGTCCAAAATGCTAAGCGCAATCTAGAAAGAACAAAGATTAAAAGTCCTTACCATTCTCTGATTAAGGCTCGCCATATTTCATTGGGCAGCAACGTCACTCCGGGCACACCTATCGGCACCGTATTAGATATTTCTGTTGCACAGATCCGCCTGCCCATCCCTGCCAATGATTTTCAATTCCTAGAGCGCGGTAACAACATCGGCGTAGAGTTAATTAGTCAACAAGGCAATAAGACCCATACTTGGTCAGCGACCATTACAAGAGATGAAGGCATCATAGAGGAGCGCAGTCGAATGCGCTTTTTAGTAGCCGAGCTAGAACAACCTTACGAATTAAAAAATCCATTATTGTTTGGCACATACGTAAATGCCGAGATCAGCGGCATCACACTCAAAAACGCTGCCCGCGTTCCTTATAATTGGTTATCAGATGAAAAACTCATCACAATAAAAGACGAAAGTATTTCCTTCGCTGATGTTTCCATCGTTCGTAAAAATGAAGACCATGTCATTATTCAAGGAAGCTTTTCAAAACCCCAAACAGTCGTCACCTCCGCTTTAGAATATCCCGTAGAAGGTATGAAAGTAAAAACTAAACCGACACAGGAACCAATGAGCGCAGTTGTTGATTCGGAGAATGCTTTATGA
- a CDS encoding SDR family NAD(P)-dependent oxidoreductase — protein sequence MHYNNKNIVITGAASGIGLALTQKLAEFQGVKILATDINPISTELPNSVICHQGDISKPEQIDGLLDLAEGELGQIDIFIANAGFAYYEKQQASWQRIHDIFSCNTFSPIYTAQVMAERYSTPFQILITASFMGYHSLAGYALYSATKSALIAWADSYRWEKPDNASVSVLCPVATKTEFFQTKAPVPWPAQTAEQVANAALKGLAKYQRIIFPSQLSQISRLINWLLPITLPFYQHIEALKFKNWLKSN from the coding sequence ATGCACTACAATAATAAAAACATCGTGATCACAGGTGCTGCATCGGGGATTGGCTTAGCTCTCACGCAAAAACTAGCGGAATTCCAAGGCGTCAAAATCTTAGCCACTGATATCAACCCAATAAGCACAGAACTGCCCAATAGTGTCATATGTCATCAGGGAGATATCTCAAAACCCGAACAAATCGATGGCCTGTTAGACTTAGCTGAAGGCGAATTAGGCCAGATTGACATCTTCATTGCTAATGCGGGATTTGCCTATTACGAGAAGCAACAAGCAAGTTGGCAACGTATTCACGACATATTCTCATGCAATACTTTTAGCCCGATTTACACCGCACAAGTCATGGCCGAGCGCTACTCCACGCCTTTTCAGATTCTAATAACCGCCAGTTTCATGGGCTATCATAGTCTCGCTGGATACGCTCTTTACAGCGCAACCAAATCCGCGTTAATTGCCTGGGCAGACTCGTATCGCTGGGAAAAACCTGACAACGCTAGCGTCAGCGTACTATGTCCGGTAGCGACAAAAACTGAGTTTTTTCAAACCAAAGCGCCTGTTCCTTGGCCTGCTCAAACCGCTGAACAAGTTGCTAATGCCGCGCTGAAAGGCTTAGCCAAATATCAGCGTATCATCTTTCCTAGTCAATTGAGTCAAATCTCGCGTTTGATAAACTGGTTGCTGCCAATCACACTTCCTTTTTATCAACATATTGAAGCCCTGAAATTTAAAAACTGGCTAAAATCCAATTAA